In a single window of the Micrococcaceae bacterium Sec5.7 genome:
- a CDS encoding DEAD/DEAH box helicase has protein sequence MQRQELAAGDSGAPWGDNMDRFSRPTRDWFLSAFSAPTPAQNGAWNAVSSGSHALVVAPTGSGKTLAAFLWALDRLLVSAPAPPEELPGLAAAASSRRGATPRARAPKRKTRVLYISPLKALGVDVERNLRSPLIGITQTAKRLGLPAPLITVGVRSGDTTTADRRSLLSHPPDILITTPESLFLMLTSKARETLSDVDTIIVDEVHAVAGTKRGAHLAVSLERLDALLTKPAQRIGLSATVEPRELVAQFLAGAAPVEIVAPPSRKNWDLTVSVPVEDMSDLPGAAGAFDSGPASGLQPQASIWPHVEEKIVDLVLANRSTIVFANSRRLAERLTARLNEIYSERQLISVGGGGDDPAAGSAPTSVATPAHMMAQAGSTSGADPLLARAHHGSVSKDQRALIEDDLKSGRLRCVVATSSLELGIDMGAVDLVVQVESPPSVASGLQRVGRAGHQVGEISQGVLFPKHRADLVHTAITVERMLGGKIERLSVPANPLDILAQQTVAATALGSIDVEEWFATVRRSAPFATLPRSAFEATLDLLAGRYPSDEFAELRPRIIWDRNAGTIEGRPGAQRLAVTSGGTIPDRGLFGVYIIGTETEGSGSSGAAGPSGGAADGRAASPAAAAAKGGRRVGELDEEMVYESRVGDIFALGATSWKIEDITHDRVLVSPAFGQPGKLPFWKGDSLGRPVDLGRALGAFVRELSASDVGPATERCKASGLDDYAANNLIQYLNEQKLATEVVPSDTTLVVERFHDELGDWRVILHSPFGMPVHAPWALAVGQRLLQRYGLDGSAMAADDGIVLRVPMMEDEPPGAELFLFDPEELEQIVTAEVGGSALFASRFRECAARALLLPRQTPGKRQPLWQQRQRSAQLLDVARKYPTFPIVLETVRECLQDVYDLPALKDIAASIERRELRILQTTTQQPSPFAKSLLFGYVAQFLYEGDSPLAERRAAALALDSTLLNELLGRVELRELLDAKVIEETELELQRLAPDRRARGVEGVADLLRLLGPLTPEEVALRLVVERAAVVEPAETGPAAVVEPVESEPTETGPVETAPGSRQAGSTGVQTASVADASTHLLALQRANRAIRVNIGGAERFAAVEDAARLRDAIGVPLPMGVPLAFIEPVADPLGDLVSRYARTHGPFTSAEAAARLGLGVAVVGTALKRLAADGRVVEGEFRPHAAPPESRADGAGTESTGPTPAIPPEAPTPANTSEWCDAEVLRKLRRRSLAALRAEVEPVDATAYGRFLPAWQNVRTPGSGRGQSALRGLDGIVTAIDQLSGVPVPASAWEPLVLASRVANYQPAMLDELMAAGEVLWSGAGSLPGNDGWVTLHIAESAELTLNPAIDYQPGDSQQRLLAHLQNNGGGYFFRQLTDIAGGMDSVLSDQDVVSSLWDLAWAGRITGDTFAPVRALIAGGHTAHRQVARAPRARALRMSRLGRSHGTGLLGSPGLTGGRYGSVTGTAPTPPLAAGRWSALPSPELDPTIHARATAELLLDRYGVVTRGSVMAEQILGGFGLMYKVLARLEEAGRCRRGYFIEHLGAAQFAVPATVDRLRSYAEDTQLAKPDPVALALAATDPANPYGAALPWPAPNVEAGSGHRPGRKAGSLVVMVDGALVLYVERGGKTLLVFSDLTPVLAGAAAALVDVVKRGAVDKLIMERVNGHGILDTPVAAALTAAGAYSTPKGLRIRA, from the coding sequence ATGCAAAGGCAGGAGCTCGCTGCCGGGGATTCCGGTGCACCTTGGGGCGACAACATGGACCGGTTCAGCCGGCCAACGCGGGACTGGTTCCTGAGTGCATTTTCCGCGCCCACACCTGCCCAGAACGGAGCCTGGAACGCCGTCTCCTCCGGTTCCCACGCACTGGTGGTGGCCCCCACCGGTTCCGGCAAAACCCTGGCCGCCTTCCTTTGGGCCCTGGACCGGCTGCTGGTTTCCGCGCCCGCCCCGCCAGAGGAGCTTCCCGGTTTGGCGGCCGCTGCTTCGAGCAGACGGGGCGCTACGCCGAGAGCCAGGGCCCCCAAACGGAAAACACGCGTCCTGTACATTTCGCCGCTCAAGGCGCTGGGTGTCGACGTCGAGCGCAACCTCCGCTCCCCGCTGATCGGCATCACGCAGACGGCCAAGCGGCTGGGCCTCCCGGCCCCGCTGATCACCGTGGGAGTCAGGTCCGGGGACACCACGACGGCGGACCGCCGCTCGCTGCTCAGCCATCCGCCGGACATTCTCATCACCACGCCCGAATCGCTTTTCCTGATGCTCACGTCCAAGGCGCGCGAGACGCTGTCCGACGTGGACACCATCATTGTGGACGAGGTCCACGCGGTGGCCGGTACCAAGCGGGGCGCACATCTGGCCGTGTCGCTCGAGCGGCTTGATGCCCTGCTGACCAAGCCTGCCCAGCGGATCGGCCTGTCGGCCACCGTTGAGCCAAGGGAACTGGTGGCGCAGTTCCTGGCAGGCGCGGCTCCCGTGGAGATTGTGGCCCCGCCGTCGCGCAAGAACTGGGACCTTACGGTGTCCGTCCCGGTGGAGGATATGTCAGATCTGCCGGGCGCGGCGGGCGCCTTCGATTCAGGGCCCGCATCCGGATTGCAGCCACAGGCGTCCATCTGGCCGCATGTGGAGGAAAAGATCGTGGACCTGGTTCTGGCAAACCGGTCCACCATCGTGTTTGCGAACTCCCGGCGGCTGGCAGAGCGGCTGACTGCCCGGCTGAACGAAATCTATTCTGAGCGGCAGCTCATCTCCGTGGGCGGCGGCGGGGATGATCCCGCGGCCGGCTCCGCTCCCACCTCTGTGGCGACGCCCGCCCACATGATGGCACAGGCCGGCAGCACCTCCGGCGCAGATCCGCTGCTCGCCAGGGCACACCACGGTTCTGTCTCGAAGGACCAGCGTGCACTCATTGAAGACGACCTGAAGTCCGGACGGCTCCGCTGTGTGGTGGCAACATCGTCGCTGGAACTCGGAATTGACATGGGCGCCGTTGATCTGGTGGTGCAGGTGGAGTCCCCGCCGTCGGTGGCGAGCGGGCTGCAGCGCGTGGGCAGGGCCGGGCACCAGGTGGGCGAGATCTCCCAGGGAGTGCTGTTCCCGAAGCACCGGGCCGATCTTGTGCACACCGCCATCACCGTTGAGCGGATGCTCGGCGGAAAAATCGAGCGGCTCAGCGTTCCCGCGAATCCCCTGGACATTCTGGCGCAGCAAACCGTGGCAGCCACCGCGCTGGGCAGCATCGATGTGGAGGAATGGTTCGCCACCGTCCGGCGGTCCGCTCCGTTTGCCACGCTCCCCCGGTCCGCCTTTGAGGCCACACTGGACCTTCTTGCCGGACGCTATCCTTCCGACGAATTCGCCGAACTGCGCCCGCGCATCATCTGGGACCGCAACGCCGGCACCATCGAAGGCCGTCCAGGGGCGCAGCGGCTGGCGGTGACTTCGGGCGGCACCATCCCGGACCGCGGCCTGTTCGGCGTGTACATCATCGGCACCGAGACGGAGGGCTCCGGTTCGTCCGGAGCCGCCGGTCCCTCGGGCGGCGCGGCAGATGGGAGGGCTGCCAGCCCGGCTGCGGCGGCCGCCAAGGGCGGGCGGCGAGTGGGCGAGCTGGATGAGGAGATGGTCTACGAATCCCGGGTGGGTGACATCTTTGCCCTGGGCGCCACGAGCTGGAAAATCGAAGACATCACCCACGACCGCGTGCTGGTCTCCCCCGCCTTCGGACAGCCCGGCAAGCTGCCGTTCTGGAAAGGTGATTCCCTGGGGCGGCCGGTGGACCTGGGCCGTGCGCTCGGCGCGTTTGTGCGCGAACTGTCAGCATCCGACGTCGGGCCCGCCACCGAACGCTGCAAGGCCAGCGGTCTGGACGACTATGCCGCGAACAACCTGATCCAATATCTGAACGAACAGAAGCTGGCCACGGAAGTGGTTCCCAGCGACACCACGCTGGTGGTGGAGCGGTTCCACGATGAACTCGGCGACTGGCGCGTCATCCTGCACAGCCCCTTCGGCATGCCCGTCCATGCTCCGTGGGCGCTCGCCGTCGGGCAGCGGCTGCTGCAGCGGTACGGTCTGGACGGCTCCGCCATGGCGGCCGACGACGGCATCGTGCTGCGGGTCCCCATGATGGAAGACGAACCTCCGGGGGCCGAGCTGTTTCTCTTCGATCCTGAGGAACTGGAGCAGATCGTCACGGCAGAGGTGGGCGGCAGCGCCCTGTTCGCCTCGCGTTTCCGTGAATGTGCGGCGCGCGCCCTGCTGCTCCCCCGCCAGACCCCCGGCAAACGTCAGCCCCTGTGGCAGCAACGGCAGCGGTCCGCTCAATTGCTGGATGTCGCCCGGAAGTACCCCACCTTCCCCATCGTGCTGGAAACCGTGCGGGAATGCCTGCAGGATGTCTACGATCTCCCCGCGCTCAAAGACATTGCCGCGTCCATTGAGCGGCGCGAACTACGCATTCTGCAGACCACCACGCAGCAGCCGTCACCCTTCGCCAAGTCCCTGCTGTTCGGGTATGTGGCCCAGTTCCTCTACGAAGGCGATTCCCCGCTGGCTGAACGCCGGGCGGCCGCCCTGGCACTGGACTCCACCCTCCTCAATGAGCTGCTGGGGCGCGTGGAGCTGCGCGAACTGCTCGATGCCAAGGTCATCGAGGAAACCGAGCTTGAGCTCCAGCGGCTGGCGCCGGACCGGCGCGCCCGCGGGGTGGAGGGTGTTGCGGACCTGCTTCGTCTTCTGGGGCCGCTGACGCCGGAGGAAGTGGCCCTGCGGCTGGTGGTTGAGCGTGCCGCGGTGGTTGAGCCTGCCGAAACCGGACCTGCCGCGGTGGTTGAGCCCGTCGAATCCGAGCCTACCGAAACCGGACCCGTCGAGACGGCCCCTGGATCCCGACAAGCTGGATCAACGGGCGTCCAAACCGCCTCCGTAGCGGACGCCTCCACCCATCTGCTCGCCCTGCAGCGGGCCAACCGCGCCATCAGGGTGAACATCGGCGGCGCCGAACGCTTTGCCGCGGTGGAGGATGCCGCACGGCTGCGCGACGCCATCGGGGTACCGCTGCCCATGGGGGTGCCGCTCGCGTTCATCGAGCCGGTGGCGGATCCACTCGGCGATCTGGTCTCGCGCTATGCCCGCACACATGGTCCGTTCACCTCGGCGGAAGCCGCGGCGAGGCTGGGACTTGGCGTCGCCGTCGTCGGTACTGCCCTGAAGCGGCTCGCCGCGGACGGACGCGTGGTGGAAGGCGAGTTCCGCCCCCATGCGGCTCCACCGGAGAGTCGCGCGGATGGCGCCGGAACTGAGAGCACCGGCCCCACACCCGCCATACCTCCGGAAGCCCCCACCCCTGCGAATACCAGCGAGTGGTGCGACGCCGAGGTGCTCCGCAAGCTCCGCCGTCGTTCGTTGGCTGCCCTGCGCGCCGAGGTGGAGCCGGTGGATGCCACGGCGTACGGGCGGTTCCTTCCCGCCTGGCAGAACGTGCGGACGCCGGGTTCGGGGCGCGGGCAATCCGCGCTGCGCGGCCTGGACGGGATTGTCACGGCCATCGATCAGCTGTCCGGTGTGCCCGTTCCGGCGTCGGCCTGGGAACCGCTTGTACTTGCGAGCCGGGTCGCCAACTACCAGCCAGCCATGCTGGATGAACTGATGGCCGCCGGTGAAGTGCTCTGGTCCGGTGCCGGATCCCTGCCCGGCAACGATGGCTGGGTTACCCTGCACATTGCTGAATCGGCCGAGCTGACGTTGAACCCAGCCATCGACTACCAACCGGGCGATTCCCAGCAACGGCTGCTTGCCCACCTGCAGAACAACGGCGGCGGTTACTTTTTCCGCCAGCTGACGGACATCGCCGGCGGCATGGACTCGGTCCTGAGCGACCAGGATGTGGTGTCCTCGCTCTGGGATCTGGCGTGGGCGGGCCGGATCACGGGCGATACTTTTGCGCCCGTACGGGCGCTGATCGCCGGAGGCCACACAGCGCACCGGCAGGTTGCCCGGGCACCCCGGGCCCGGGCCCTCCGCATGAGCAGACTGGGGCGATCGCATGGTACCGGGTTGCTGGGATCGCCAGGACTCACGGGCGGACGCTACGGCTCGGTCACCGGGACCGCGCCCACACCCCCACTGGCTGCCGGGCGCTGGTCCGCGCTGCCGTCCCCGGAGCTGGATCCCACCATCCATGCCCGCGCCACTGCCGAGCTCCTGCTGGACAGGTACGGCGTGGTGACGCGGGGCTCAGTCATGGCCGAACAGATCCTGGGCGGCTTCGGGCTGATGTACAAGGTACTGGCCCGTCTGGAGGAGGCCGGGCGCTGCCGTCGCGGCTACTTCATCGAGCACCTCGGCGCGGCGCAGTTTGCCGTTCCCGCCACGGTTGACCGGCTGCGCTCCTATGCCGAGGACACCCAGCTGGCCAAACCGGACCCCGTGGCGCTGGCCCTCGCCGCCACCGATCCCGCGAACCCTTACGGTGCCGCCCTGCCCTGGCCGGCTCCCAATGTGGAAGCCGGCAGCGGCCACCGCCCCGGGCGGAAAGCAGGGTCGCTGGTGGTGATGGTCGACGGCGCGCTGGTGCTTTATGTGGAACGCGGCGGTAAGACCTTGCTCGTTTTCAGCGACTTGACGCCGGTCCTGGCGGGAGCCGCGGCGGCCCTGGTAGATGTGGTCAAACGCGGAGCCGTGGACAAACTAATCATGGAAAGAGTCAACGGACACGGCATCCTGGACACCCCGGTGGCAGCCGCACTCACGGCGGCCGGCGCCTATTCCACTCCGAAAGGACTGCGGATCCGTGCCTGA
- a CDS encoding DNA-formamidopyrimidine glycosylase family protein, with the protein MPEGDSVFRAAAQLHGALAGQVLTASDFRVPRFATLNLTGWTVNEVVPRGKHLLMRLHGPANERLTIHSHLKMEGSWHVYPWGGRWRKPGFTARCVLRTSAADVVGFALGLLEVIRTEDEHTVVGHLGPDLLGPDWDPAEAERRVAAAPEVPIGVALLDQRNLAGIGNIYRCEVCFLAGVHPASPVSAVADLPGAADLRAMFADAKQLLEANLGPGRRTTVLDSRGLPVGRAAQGPGGAPTHWVYGREHQPCLRCRTPIRRGVLGKPGSSGQGDAEERDIYFCPNCQPLFGAQADS; encoded by the coding sequence ATGCCTGAGGGAGACTCGGTTTTCCGTGCGGCCGCACAGCTGCATGGAGCACTGGCCGGCCAGGTGCTGACGGCCTCCGATTTCCGCGTGCCGCGATTTGCCACGCTGAATCTGACGGGCTGGACTGTTAACGAAGTGGTGCCCCGCGGAAAGCATCTGCTGATGCGCCTGCACGGCCCTGCCAATGAGCGGCTCACCATCCATTCGCATCTGAAGATGGAAGGCAGCTGGCATGTCTACCCGTGGGGAGGCCGCTGGCGGAAACCGGGTTTCACCGCGCGGTGTGTGCTTCGCACGTCGGCGGCAGATGTCGTTGGATTCGCCCTGGGCCTGCTGGAAGTAATCCGGACCGAAGACGAACACACCGTGGTGGGGCATCTTGGTCCGGATCTGCTGGGGCCGGACTGGGATCCTGCCGAGGCAGAGCGCAGGGTGGCAGCTGCTCCAGAAGTTCCCATCGGCGTCGCGCTGCTGGACCAGCGGAATCTTGCGGGCATCGGCAACATCTACCGCTGCGAAGTGTGCTTCCTTGCGGGTGTGCACCCTGCGTCCCCGGTGTCAGCCGTGGCGGATCTGCCCGGCGCTGCTGATTTGAGGGCCATGTTCGCGGATGCCAAACAGCTGCTCGAGGCCAATCTTGGCCCGGGGCGCCGGACTACCGTCCTTGATTCACGCGGCCTGCCGGTTGGCCGGGCTGCCCAAGGGCCGGGCGGTGCCCCAACCCATTGGGTCTACGGCCGCGAACACCAGCCGTGCCTGCGCTGCCGAACTCCGATCCGCCGCGGCGTGTTGGGAAAGCCGGGCAGCTCCGGCCAAGGGGACGCCGAGGAACGGGACATCTACTTCTGCCCGAATTGCCAGCCGCTGTTCGGCGCGCAAGCCGATTCATGA
- a CDS encoding PLP-dependent aminotransferase family protein — protein MPGSLNPTALARLLGQWNHGGAAAYRELADVVRLLILDGRVALDTALPSERTLSEALGVSRTTITAAYANLREQGFLSSGQGSRGRTCLPNRTGRTGGAGTTSAPGLPAPDGVIDLAYASLPASGEVVHRAFAAALTELPAMLPGFGYDVLGVPALREAIAARYTAAGAPTTAGQILVTSGAQHALNIVLRTLAGHASPGHALAGHALAGHAAGRQDKVLVDHPTYPNALDAIRAAGFRPVPVALPPAQERGAPESGWDMDAMEAALLQQRPKMAYVVPDFHNPTGRLMPDAQRRRLVRAAAASGTVLVVDETLRELNLDGGVAAPLAAFSPAVVSIGSLSKSHWAGLRTGWIRAGEDLVQRFAAIRTTMDLGGPVVEQLAAAHLVRDVTEPLPARLAALRGNRSALLELLGAYLPRWQTEMPDGGLTVWCRLPAPCSTALTVIAPEFGIRLAAGPRFGVGGAFEHYVRVPYTLPPDQLETAVLALRSAQDRLDAAPQLRRTLKDLPSAAIA, from the coding sequence ATGCCCGGCTCACTGAATCCCACCGCACTGGCCCGTCTCCTGGGCCAGTGGAACCACGGCGGCGCGGCCGCCTACCGCGAGCTGGCCGACGTCGTGCGTCTCCTCATTCTGGACGGACGTGTGGCGCTGGACACCGCACTGCCGAGTGAACGGACGCTGTCCGAAGCACTGGGTGTCAGCCGCACCACCATCACTGCCGCCTATGCGAACCTGCGCGAGCAGGGTTTCCTCAGCAGCGGCCAGGGCTCCCGCGGACGCACCTGCCTGCCAAACCGAACCGGCAGAACCGGAGGGGCCGGAACCACCAGCGCACCTGGCCTCCCGGCCCCGGACGGTGTCATCGATCTGGCGTACGCATCACTCCCGGCGAGCGGTGAAGTGGTGCACCGGGCTTTCGCTGCCGCGCTGACCGAGCTGCCGGCCATGCTGCCGGGCTTCGGGTACGACGTCCTGGGCGTGCCGGCCCTCCGCGAAGCCATCGCCGCCCGGTACACGGCCGCCGGCGCACCGACTACGGCGGGCCAGATCCTCGTGACATCGGGCGCGCAGCATGCGCTGAACATTGTGCTCCGCACGTTGGCCGGTCATGCGTCTCCCGGGCACGCGCTGGCCGGGCACGCGCTGGCCGGGCACGCCGCCGGGCGCCAGGACAAGGTGCTGGTGGACCATCCCACGTACCCGAACGCGTTGGACGCCATCCGCGCGGCGGGCTTCCGGCCCGTTCCGGTGGCGCTACCGCCTGCACAGGAAAGGGGTGCCCCGGAATCTGGCTGGGACATGGACGCCATGGAGGCCGCGCTCTTGCAGCAACGACCCAAAATGGCCTACGTGGTGCCTGATTTCCATAACCCCACCGGACGGCTGATGCCGGACGCCCAGCGGCGCCGGCTGGTCCGGGCGGCCGCGGCGTCGGGCACGGTACTGGTAGTGGACGAAACGCTGCGGGAACTTAATCTCGACGGCGGCGTTGCGGCTCCGCTGGCAGCGTTCAGCCCGGCGGTGGTGTCCATCGGATCGCTCAGCAAGTCGCACTGGGCCGGTCTCCGCACCGGCTGGATCCGCGCCGGCGAAGATCTTGTCCAGCGTTTCGCCGCCATCCGCACCACCATGGATCTGGGCGGGCCGGTGGTGGAGCAGCTCGCGGCCGCGCATCTGGTCCGCGACGTCACGGAGCCGCTGCCGGCCCGGCTCGCCGCGCTCCGCGGGAACAGGTCCGCGTTGCTGGAACTGCTCGGCGCCTACCTGCCACGCTGGCAGACCGAGATGCCCGACGGCGGCCTGACGGTCTGGTGCCGACTGCCCGCACCCTGCAGCACGGCGTTGACTGTGATTGCCCCCGAGTTCGGCATCCGGCTGGCAGCAGGACCACGGTTTGGAGTGGGTGGCGCATTTGAACACTACGTCCGCGTCCCGTACACGCTGCCGCCGGACCAGCTGGAGACCGCGGTATTGGCGCTGCGCTCTGCCCAGGACCGTCTGGACGCGGCCCCGCAGCTGCGGCGGACCCTGAAAGACCTGCCTTCCGCAGCCATCGCCTGA
- a CDS encoding DUF4188 domain-containing protein, producing the protein MAQEVFPGRFTADPGRESLTVFLIGMRANRWWKFGTVARVAAAMPRMLRHLANTPESGMLGCEQWFGRTTILLSYWESPEHLRRFAADRESPHLEPWRRFMKELSGSGDVGVWHETYQVPASGIEVVYNGMPLFGLAKATAHIPVGPGSNTAKQRMGRAAGPPPAQG; encoded by the coding sequence ATGGCACAGGAGGTTTTCCCGGGACGCTTTACTGCGGACCCGGGGCGCGAATCGCTGACCGTATTCTTGATCGGCATGCGCGCCAACCGATGGTGGAAGTTCGGGACTGTCGCCAGGGTGGCCGCAGCAATGCCCAGGATGCTCCGGCACCTTGCGAATACTCCGGAGTCAGGGATGCTGGGGTGCGAGCAGTGGTTCGGGCGCACCACGATCCTGCTTAGCTACTGGGAGAGTCCGGAACATCTTCGAAGATTCGCAGCGGACAGGGAGTCTCCCCATCTGGAGCCCTGGCGGCGATTCATGAAGGAGCTTTCAGGAAGCGGGGACGTGGGCGTTTGGCATGAGACGTACCAGGTGCCCGCCAGCGGGATCGAGGTTGTTTACAACGGCATGCCGCTCTTTGGCCTGGCCAAGGCCACGGCGCACATACCCGTCGGTCCCGGAAGCAACACGGCGAAGCAACGCATGGGACGCGCAGCCGGCCCCCCGCCAGCCCAGGGCTAG
- a CDS encoding TetR-like C-terminal domain-containing protein → MARPIVHDDSLRQRLLAVTADLVDREGPSRVTLRDVAAAAQTSTTAVYSLLGGKSQLLTAVVDNGFRSFHYSQLAAAGGGLHALGLAYRAWALEHRALYRLMFGGALAAYVDYRPSPDVAAEAMVPLIEAVASAQADGTLRNASVDTVASAIWGQVHGLVSLELAQLGSPETKWEAIYSSALDAVTRGWAA, encoded by the coding sequence ATGGCAAGACCTATCGTGCATGACGACTCCCTGAGGCAAAGACTTCTGGCGGTAACCGCAGATCTCGTTGACCGAGAAGGACCCTCCCGGGTCACGCTGCGGGACGTCGCAGCAGCTGCGCAAACTTCAACCACGGCCGTCTACTCGCTCCTGGGAGGAAAATCACAGCTACTCACGGCGGTGGTGGACAACGGGTTCCGCTCGTTCCACTACTCCCAGCTGGCCGCAGCGGGCGGCGGACTGCATGCTCTGGGCCTGGCGTACAGAGCCTGGGCGTTGGAGCACCGGGCCCTGTACCGGCTGATGTTCGGCGGCGCCCTGGCAGCCTATGTGGATTACCGGCCAAGCCCGGACGTGGCCGCAGAAGCCATGGTCCCGCTGATCGAGGCCGTGGCTTCGGCCCAGGCCGACGGCACGCTCCGGAATGCCAGCGTGGATACCGTGGCCTCAGCCATCTGGGGCCAGGTCCACGGGCTCGTGAGCCTGGAACTCGCACAGCTTGGCTCGCCTGAAACCAAGTGGGAGGCCATTTACTCCTCGGCCTTGGACGCCGTAACCCGCGGCTGGGCTGCCTGA
- a CDS encoding RluA family pseudouridine synthase, producing the protein MQSPLPVRDGVNATRLRLPDDGPWATAMDYMMHRWGHIDPQGIEDRFDAGEIVGEGGRPLDRGTLLEDHTFIWYYRTLPPEARLPVELKILHQDDHILVVDKPHFLPTTPGGTYIQESALVRLRNQLTLPDLIPMHRLDRMTAGILLLSTNPETRGNYQVLFEKRQVQKEYECVSAAEPAAGYPAVGFPVVVRNRMTKSRSYLLAEVIDGEPNAETRIEQVKTYDGGASAGSARRRALYRLEPHSGKTHQLRVHMASLGLGIVNDSFYPELLDKAPDDYTKPLQLLARGIRFVDPIRNEPVEYRSGLELSEAPAPHGRSRQSPR; encoded by the coding sequence ATGCAATCCCCCCTCCCTGTGCGCGACGGCGTGAACGCGACCCGCCTCCGCCTCCCGGACGACGGGCCGTGGGCCACTGCGATGGACTACATGATGCACCGCTGGGGCCACATCGATCCGCAGGGCATCGAGGACAGGTTCGACGCCGGCGAGATCGTGGGCGAGGGCGGCCGCCCTCTGGACCGGGGCACCCTCCTCGAGGACCACACCTTCATTTGGTACTACCGCACGCTCCCGCCGGAGGCCCGCCTGCCCGTGGAACTGAAAATCCTGCATCAGGACGATCACATCCTGGTGGTGGACAAGCCGCATTTCCTCCCCACCACGCCCGGCGGCACCTACATCCAGGAGTCCGCGCTGGTCCGGCTCCGGAACCAGCTCACTCTCCCCGACCTCATCCCCATGCACCGCCTGGACCGCATGACCGCCGGCATCCTGCTGCTCTCCACCAACCCGGAAACCCGCGGCAACTACCAGGTGCTGTTCGAGAAACGCCAGGTCCAGAAAGAATACGAGTGCGTTTCCGCAGCCGAACCTGCCGCCGGGTACCCCGCCGTCGGGTTTCCCGTGGTGGTCCGCAACCGGATGACCAAGTCCCGCAGCTACCTGCTCGCCGAAGTGATCGACGGCGAACCCAATGCCGAGACCCGCATTGAACAGGTGAAAACGTACGACGGCGGCGCTTCCGCCGGTTCTGCACGTCGCCGGGCGTTGTACCGCCTTGAGCCGCACTCGGGGAAGACGCACCAGTTGCGGGTGCACATGGCGTCGCTGGGGCTGGGGATCGTGAACGACTCGTTCTATCCGGAGCTGCTGGACAAGGCACCGGACGACTACACCAAGCCGCTCCAGCTCCTGGCCCGCGGCATCCGGTTCGTGGATCCCATCAGGAATGAGCCGGTGGAATACCGCAGCGGGCTTGAGCTCAGCGAAGCGCCAGCACCTCACGGAAGATCCCGGCAGTCTCCTCGCTGA
- a CDS encoding O-acetyl-ADP-ribose deacetylase gives MRISIVQDDITTRHVDAIVNAANSSLLGGGGVDGAIHRAAGARLLAACRRLRATEYPDGLSVGSAVATPGFRLPASWVIHTVGPNRHAGESDPALLASCFTESLLVAEGLGARSVSFPAISAGVYGWDAREVAEVAFDSVREYASGSPRAGLTLVEFVLFSEETAGIFREVLALR, from the coding sequence ATGCGGATCTCGATCGTTCAGGATGACATCACCACCCGGCACGTTGACGCAATCGTCAACGCGGCCAATTCTTCTTTGCTGGGCGGCGGTGGTGTGGACGGGGCCATCCACCGGGCCGCCGGTGCGCGGCTGCTGGCGGCCTGTCGCAGGCTCAGGGCCACCGAGTATCCGGACGGTCTGTCGGTGGGATCCGCCGTGGCCACACCAGGTTTCCGGCTCCCGGCGAGCTGGGTCATCCACACCGTCGGCCCGAACCGTCACGCCGGGGAGTCTGATCCCGCACTGCTGGCTTCCTGCTTCACCGAGAGCCTTCTTGTCGCGGAAGGCCTGGGCGCCCGCTCGGTATCTTTTCCTGCGATCAGCGCCGGAGTATATGGCTGGGATGCCCGCGAGGTTGCGGAGGTGGCGTTCGACTCCGTCCGAGAGTACGCATCCGGCTCACCGCGGGCCGGATTGACGCTGGTGGAGTTCGTGCTGTTCAGCGAGGAGACTGCCGGGATCTTCCGTGAGGTGCTGGCGCTTCGCTGA
- a CDS encoding DedA family protein, giving the protein MDLGNADGWGAAIYFWIMPLVLGDAIFPPIPSEMVVITGGALSAEGRANLFLVGVLAALASWIGDVVVFQLFKRRLGHVLDRWRWGRKVHHGIHQAIAKAGRSSTYGTIIGARFLPGGRLATSAAAGIADVSTRGFSFCAALGAVLWAVWLVGLGYFTGSATRLPFWASSLIGVGLGLVIGAVVGIIVTRKRGSRSPVDEPAPGD; this is encoded by the coding sequence ATGGACTTGGGCAACGCTGATGGCTGGGGTGCTGCGATCTATTTCTGGATCATGCCGCTTGTCCTTGGCGACGCCATTTTCCCGCCCATCCCGTCAGAAATGGTGGTGATCACCGGCGGGGCGCTCTCAGCCGAAGGCCGCGCCAACCTGTTCTTGGTGGGCGTTCTGGCAGCGCTGGCTTCGTGGATCGGCGACGTGGTGGTGTTCCAGCTTTTCAAACGCCGGCTCGGCCATGTGCTGGACCGCTGGCGCTGGGGGCGGAAGGTTCACCACGGCATCCACCAGGCCATCGCAAAGGCCGGTCGCTCGTCCACGTACGGGACCATCATCGGGGCGAGATTCCTCCCGGGCGGCAGGCTGGCCACTTCGGCGGCCGCAGGGATCGCAGATGTCTCCACCCGCGGCTTCAGTTTCTGCGCTGCCCTGGGCGCGGTGCTGTGGGCCGTGTGGCTGGTGGGTCTGGGCTACTTCACCGGATCGGCCACCAGGCTGCCGTTCTGGGCCAGCTCGCTGATAGGCGTTGGCCTCGGGCTGGTGATCGGCGCCGTCGTGGGAATCATTGTCACGCGGAAGCGGGGCAGCCGCTCCCCCGTGGATGAGCCCGCTCCCGGTGATTGA